One genomic region from Streptomyces sp. Li-HN-5-11 encodes:
- a CDS encoding GNAT family N-acetyltransferase — translation MGAAPDAGEDSGTDVDADAGVNTGAETGADAEDTLDLRLPDDFVALFGGTAGAEALRADDLLDGVGDWGPTDTPAGAFQLLPVRVERDLPVVSRWMNDPAVAEFWQLAGPQSVTEAHLRAQLDGDGRSVPCLGLLKGTPMSYWEIYRADLDPLARHYPARPHDTGVHLLIGSVADRGRGLGSTLLRAVADLVFDKRPTCARVVAEPDLRNAPSVAAFLTAGFRFSTEIDLPGKRAAVMIRDRSLRDLM, via the coding sequence GTGGGCGCAGCCCCGGACGCAGGTGAGGACTCCGGGACCGACGTCGACGCCGACGCCGGCGTCAACACCGGCGCCGAGACCGGCGCGGACGCCGAGGACACGCTCGACCTCCGCCTGCCCGACGACTTCGTCGCGCTCTTCGGCGGCACGGCGGGGGCTGAGGCCCTCCGCGCGGACGACCTCCTCGACGGCGTGGGTGACTGGGGCCCCACCGACACGCCTGCCGGCGCCTTCCAGCTGCTTCCCGTACGGGTCGAACGGGACCTGCCGGTCGTCAGCCGCTGGATGAACGATCCCGCCGTCGCGGAGTTCTGGCAGCTGGCCGGGCCGCAGAGCGTGACCGAGGCGCACCTGCGCGCTCAGCTCGACGGCGACGGACGCAGCGTTCCCTGCCTCGGCCTGCTGAAGGGCACGCCGATGAGCTACTGGGAGATCTACCGGGCCGATCTCGACCCGCTGGCCCGCCACTACCCCGCACGACCGCACGACACCGGTGTCCATCTCCTGATCGGCAGTGTCGCCGACCGCGGACGGGGGCTGGGCAGCACGCTGCTCAGGGCCGTGGCCGACCTGGTGTTCGACAAACGCCCCACGTGTGCCCGCGTCGTCGCGGAACCCGACCTGCGCAACGCGCCGTCCGTGGCCGCCTTCCTGACCGCCGGTTTCCGGTTCTCCACCGAGATCGATCTGCCCGGCAAGCGGGCCGCCGTCATGATCCGGGACCGGTCGCTGCGCGATCTGATGTGA
- a CDS encoding ATP-dependent DNA helicase: MTKPSLPELLHAAVTAVGGTERPGQVTMAQAVADAIDDGSHLLVQAGTGTGKSLGYLVPALAHGERVVVATATLALQRQLVERDLPRTVDALHPLLRRRPEFAMLKGRSNYLCLHRLHEGVPQDEEEGLFDQFEAAAPTSKLGQDLLRLRDWADETESGDRDDLTPGVSDRAWAQVSVSSRECLGASKCAYGAECFAEMAREHAKLAEVVVTNHALLAIDAIEGAPVLPQHEVLIVDEAHELVSRVTGVATGELTPGQVNRAVRRAAKLVNEKAADQLQTAAEGFERLMELALPGRLEEIPEDLGYALLALRDASRNVISALGGTRDKSVQDEDAVRKQALASVENVHDVAERITNGSEWDVVWYERHDRFGASLRVAPMSVSGLLREKLFADRSVVLTSATLKLGGDFNGVGASLGLAPEGTEGEDVPQWKGVDVGSPFDYRKQGILYVAKHLARPARDGDRGDMLDELTELIQAAGGRTLGLFSSMRAAQLAAEELRTRIPEFPILLQGEETLGELIKNFAADPKTCLFGTLSLWQGVDVPGPSCQLVVMDKIPFPRPDDPLMSARQKAVEDAGGNGFMAVAATHAALLMAQGAGRLVRASGDRGVVAVLDPRLATARYGGYLKASLPDFWYTTDRHQVRKSLAAIDAKAVAAEAEHAAAQ; this comes from the coding sequence ATGACGAAGCCCTCACTTCCCGAACTCCTGCATGCCGCCGTCACTGCCGTCGGCGGTACGGAGCGCCCCGGCCAGGTGACCATGGCCCAGGCCGTCGCGGACGCGATCGACGACGGCTCGCACCTGCTGGTGCAGGCCGGCACCGGCACCGGAAAGTCCCTCGGCTACCTCGTGCCGGCCCTCGCTCACGGGGAGAGGGTCGTCGTGGCGACCGCGACTCTCGCGCTGCAGCGTCAGCTCGTCGAGCGGGACCTGCCCCGCACGGTCGACGCGCTGCACCCCCTGCTGCGGCGCCGCCCGGAGTTCGCGATGCTCAAGGGCCGGTCGAACTACCTCTGCCTGCACCGCCTGCACGAGGGTGTGCCGCAGGACGAGGAGGAGGGTCTGTTCGACCAGTTCGAGGCGGCCGCGCCCACCAGCAAACTGGGCCAGGATCTGCTGCGGCTGCGCGACTGGGCGGACGAGACCGAGTCCGGCGACCGCGACGACCTGACGCCGGGCGTCTCCGACCGCGCCTGGGCCCAGGTGTCGGTCTCGTCCCGTGAGTGCCTGGGCGCCTCGAAGTGCGCCTACGGCGCCGAGTGCTTCGCCGAGATGGCCCGCGAGCACGCCAAGCTGGCCGAGGTCGTCGTCACCAACCACGCGCTGCTGGCCATCGACGCCATCGAGGGTGCGCCGGTCCTGCCGCAGCACGAGGTGCTGATCGTCGACGAGGCGCACGAACTGGTGTCGCGGGTGACCGGCGTCGCCACCGGCGAACTCACGCCCGGCCAGGTCAACCGCGCGGTGCGCCGGGCCGCGAAGCTCGTCAACGAGAAGGCCGCCGACCAGCTCCAGACCGCCGCGGAGGGCTTCGAGCGGCTGATGGAGCTCGCCCTGCCCGGCCGCCTGGAGGAGATCCCGGAGGACCTCGGCTACGCGCTGCTCGCGCTGCGGGACGCCTCGCGCAACGTCATCTCGGCGCTCGGCGGGACCCGTGACAAGTCCGTCCAGGACGAGGACGCGGTCCGCAAGCAGGCGCTGGCCTCCGTGGAGAACGTGCACGACGTGGCGGAGCGCATCACGAACGGCTCCGAGTGGGACGTCGTCTGGTACGAGCGGCACGACCGCTTCGGCGCCTCCCTGCGTGTCGCCCCCATGTCGGTGTCGGGCCTGCTGAGGGAGAAGCTCTTCGCGGACCGCAGCGTGGTCCTGACCTCGGCGACGCTGAAGCTCGGCGGTGACTTCAACGGTGTGGGCGCGTCCCTCGGCCTCGCCCCGGAGGGCACGGAGGGCGAGGACGTGCCGCAGTGGAAGGGGGTGGATGTCGGCTCGCCCTTCGACTACCGCAAGCAGGGGATTCTGTACGTCGCCAAGCACCTGGCGCGCCCCGCACGGGACGGTGACCGCGGGGACATGCTGGACGAGTTGACGGAGCTGATCCAGGCGGCGGGAGGGCGCACACTCGGCCTGTTCTCCTCCATGCGGGCCGCCCAGCTCGCCGCCGAGGAACTGCGTACGCGGATTCCCGAGTTCCCCATCCTCCTCCAGGGCGAGGAGACGCTGGGCGAACTGATCAAGAACTTCGCGGCGGACCCGAAGACCTGTCTCTTCGGCACGCTGTCGCTCTGGCAGGGAGTCGACGTCCCCGGTCCCAGCTGTCAGCTGGTCGTCATGGACAAGATTCCCTTCCCCCGTCCCGACGACCCGCTGATGAGCGCCCGCCAGAAGGCCGTCGAGGACGCCGGTGGCAACGGCTTCATGGCGGTCGCCGCCACACACGCTGCGCTCCTCATGGCGCAGGGCGCCGGGCGTCTCGTACGGGCCTCGGGGGACCGGGGCGTGGTCGCGGTACTGGACCCGCGCCTGGCCACGGCACGGTACGGCGGCTATCTCAAGGCGTCACTGCCCGACTTCTGGTACACCACGGACCGTCACCAGGTCCGGAAGTCGCTGGCGGCCATCGACGCGAAGGCGGTGGCAGCGGAGGCCGAGCACGCGGCCGCCCAGTAG
- the lexA gene encoding transcriptional repressor LexA has translation MTTTADSATITAQDRSQGRLEPVHAMNEAANPEGPKRSLPGRPPGIRADSSGLTDRQRRVIEVIRDSVQRRGYPPSMREIGQAVGLSSTSSVAHQLMALERKGFLRRDPHRPRAYEVRGSDQAASLQPTDTVGKPAASYVPLVGRIAAGGPILAEESVEDVFPLPRQLVGDGELFVLKVVGDSMIEAAICDGDWVTVRRQQVAENGDIVAAMIDGEATVKRFKREDGHVWLLPHNAAYEPIPGDEATILGKVVAVLRRV, from the coding sequence GTGACCACCACCGCAGACAGTGCCACCATCACTGCCCAGGACCGCTCCCAGGGCCGACTCGAGCCGGTGCATGCGATGAACGAAGCCGCGAATCCCGAGGGACCCAAGCGCTCCCTGCCGGGCCGACCTCCAGGCATCCGGGCGGACAGCTCGGGCCTCACCGACCGGCAGCGCCGGGTGATCGAGGTCATCAGGGACTCCGTGCAGCGGCGCGGATACCCGCCGTCGATGCGCGAGATCGGTCAGGCCGTCGGCCTCTCCAGCACTTCGTCGGTCGCACACCAGTTGATGGCCCTCGAACGCAAGGGCTTCCTCCGCCGTGACCCGCACCGGCCGCGCGCGTACGAGGTCCGCGGCTCCGACCAGGCCGCCTCGCTGCAGCCCACGGACACCGTGGGCAAGCCGGCCGCGTCGTACGTCCCGCTGGTCGGCCGGATCGCCGCCGGTGGCCCGATCCTCGCCGAGGAGTCGGTCGAGGACGTGTTCCCCCTCCCCCGCCAGCTGGTCGGCGACGGCGAGCTGTTCGTGCTGAAGGTCGTCGGCGACTCGATGATCGAGGCCGCGATCTGCGACGGTGACTGGGTCACCGTCCGCCGCCAGCAGGTCGCCGAGAACGGCGACATCGTGGCCGCCATGATCGACGGCGAGGCGACCGTGAAGCGCTTCAAGCGAGAGGACGGCCACGTGTGGCTCCTCCCGCACAACGCGGCGTACGAGCCGATCCCGGGCGACGAAGCGACCATCCTCGGCAAGGTGGTGGCGGTGCTGCGGCGCGTGTGA
- the nrdR gene encoding transcriptional regulator NrdR encodes MHCPFCRHPDSRVVDSRTTDDGTSIRRRRQCPDCSRRFTTVETCSLMVVKRSGVTEPFSRTKVINGVRKACQGRPVTEDALAQLGQRVEEAVRASGSAEVAAHEVGLAILGPLQELDLVAYLRFASVYRAFDSLEDFEAAIAELREGARGPAGQDGAGEDGDAASGGAAGHAAGGVAGCGEEDGGGPGGVAQVPEPARAAD; translated from the coding sequence ATGCACTGCCCCTTCTGCAGGCACCCCGACAGCCGCGTCGTCGACAGTCGTACGACCGACGACGGCACGTCGATCCGCAGGCGCCGCCAGTGCCCTGACTGCTCCCGTCGCTTCACGACCGTGGAGACGTGCTCGCTCATGGTGGTCAAGCGGTCCGGAGTCACCGAACCCTTCAGCCGTACCAAGGTCATCAACGGCGTGCGCAAGGCATGCCAGGGACGGCCTGTCACCGAGGACGCACTCGCCCAACTCGGCCAGCGGGTCGAGGAGGCGGTGCGGGCCAGCGGAAGCGCCGAGGTGGCCGCCCATGAGGTGGGGCTGGCCATACTCGGCCCCCTGCAGGAACTCGACCTCGTCGCCTATCTGCGATTCGCCTCGGTCTACCGGGCGTTCGACTCGCTGGAGGACTTCGAGGCCGCCATCGCGGAACTGAGGGAAGGGGCGCGAGGCCCCGCCGGGCAGGACGGGGCCGGGGAGGACGGCGACGCTGCCTCGGGAGGCGCCGCGGGACACGCGGCGGGGGGCGTCGCGGGGTGCGGGGAAGAAGACGGCGGCGGGCCCGGAGGGGTGGCTCAGGTCCCCGAGCCCGCGCGCGCCGCCGACTGA
- a CDS encoding vitamin B12-dependent ribonucleotide reductase, whose translation MTETASGPARGSRAKGGKAGNKGLHIERIHTTPGVHPYDEVAWERRDVVMTNWRDGSVNFEQRGVEFPDFWSVNAVNIVTSKYFRGAVGTPQRETSLKQLIDRIVKTYRKAGEDHRYFASPADAEIFEHELAYALLHQVFSFNSPVWFNVGTAQPQQVSACFILSVDDSMESILDWYKEEGMIFKGGSGAGLNLSRIRSSKELLSSGGNASGPVSFMRGADASAGTIKSGGATRRAAKMVILDVDHPDVEDFIETKVKEEEKIRALRDAGFDMDLGGDDITSVQYQNANNSVRVNDEFMKAVEQGGKFGLRARMTGEVIEEVDAKSLFRKMAEAAWACADPGIQYDDTINHWHTCPESGRINGSNPCSEYMHLDNTSCNLASLNLMKFLKDDGKGNQSFEVERFAKVVELVITAMDISICFADFPTQKIGENTRAFRQLGIGYANLGALLMATGHAYDSDGGRALAGAITSLMTGTAYKRSAELAAVVGPYDGYARNAQPHLRVMKQHSDANAEAVRMDDLDTPVWAAATEAWQDVLRLGEKNGFRNSQASVLAPTGTIGLAMSCDTTGVEPDLALVKFKKLVGGGSMQIVNGTVPQALRRLGYQEEQIEAIVAHIAEHGNVIDAPGLKHEHYEVFDCAMGERAISPMGHVRMMAAIQPWISGAISKTVNMPESATVEEVEEIYFEAWKLGVKALAIYRDNCKVGQPLSAKKKDTTEEKTEEPAAVEAKVEKVVEYRPVRKRLPKGRPGITTSFTVGGAEGYMTANSYPDDGLGEVFLKMSKQGSTLAGMMDAFSIAVSVGLQYGVPLETYVSKFTNMRFEPAGMTDDPDVRMAQSIVDYIFRRLALDFLPFETRSALGIHSAEERQRHLETGSYEPSEDEVDVEGLAQSAPRAQELKAVATPKADAEAAKPAPQQAHTSAELVEMQLGIQADAPLCFSCGTKMQRAGSCYICEGCGSTSGCS comes from the coding sequence ATGACAGAGACGGCGAGCGGTCCGGCACGAGGTTCCCGAGCCAAGGGCGGCAAGGCGGGCAACAAGGGACTGCACATCGAGCGCATCCACACCACCCCCGGCGTACACCCGTACGACGAGGTGGCCTGGGAGCGCCGTGACGTCGTCATGACCAACTGGCGCGACGGCTCGGTCAACTTCGAGCAGCGTGGCGTCGAGTTCCCCGACTTCTGGTCGGTGAACGCGGTCAACATCGTCACCAGCAAGTACTTCCGTGGTGCCGTCGGCACCCCGCAGCGCGAGACCAGCCTCAAGCAGCTGATCGACCGCATCGTGAAGACGTACCGGAAGGCCGGCGAGGACCACAGGTACTTCGCCTCGCCCGCCGACGCCGAGATCTTCGAGCACGAGCTGGCGTACGCCCTCCTGCACCAGGTCTTCAGCTTCAACAGCCCCGTCTGGTTCAACGTCGGTACGGCCCAGCCCCAGCAGGTCTCCGCCTGCTTCATCCTGTCCGTCGACGACTCCATGGAGTCGATCCTCGACTGGTACAAGGAAGAGGGCATGATCTTCAAGGGCGGCTCCGGCGCCGGCCTGAACCTCTCCCGCATCCGCTCCTCCAAGGAGCTGCTCTCCTCCGGCGGCAACGCCTCCGGCCCCGTCTCCTTCATGCGCGGCGCCGACGCCTCCGCCGGCACCATCAAGTCCGGTGGTGCCACCCGCCGCGCCGCCAAGATGGTCATCCTCGACGTCGACCACCCCGACGTGGAGGACTTCATCGAGACGAAGGTCAAGGAGGAGGAGAAGATCCGCGCCCTGCGCGACGCGGGCTTCGACATGGACCTGGGCGGCGACGACATCACGTCCGTCCAGTACCAGAACGCGAACAACTCGGTCCGTGTGAACGACGAGTTCATGAAGGCGGTCGAGCAGGGCGGGAAGTTCGGCCTGCGCGCGCGGATGACCGGCGAGGTCATCGAGGAGGTCGACGCCAAGTCCCTCTTCCGCAAGATGGCCGAGGCCGCCTGGGCCTGTGCCGACCCGGGCATCCAGTACGACGACACCATCAACCACTGGCACACGTGCCCGGAGTCCGGCCGCATCAACGGCTCGAACCCCTGCAGCGAGTACATGCACCTGGACAACACGTCCTGCAACCTCGCCTCGCTGAACCTGATGAAGTTCCTCAAGGACGACGGCAAGGGCAACCAGTCCTTCGAGGTCGAGCGCTTCGCCAAGGTCGTCGAGCTCGTCATCACGGCGATGGACATCTCCATCTGCTTCGCCGACTTCCCGACCCAGAAGATCGGCGAGAACACGCGCGCGTTCCGCCAGCTCGGCATCGGCTACGCCAACCTCGGCGCCCTGCTGATGGCGACCGGCCACGCCTACGACTCCGACGGCGGCCGCGCCCTCGCCGGCGCCATCACCTCCCTGATGACGGGCACCGCCTACAAGCGCTCCGCCGAACTCGCCGCGGTCGTCGGCCCGTACGACGGCTACGCCCGCAACGCCCAGCCGCACCTGCGCGTCATGAAGCAGCACTCCGACGCCAACGCCGAGGCCGTCCGCATGGACGACCTGGACACCCCGGTCTGGGCCGCCGCCACCGAGGCATGGCAGGACGTGCTGCGCCTCGGCGAGAAGAACGGTTTCCGTAACTCCCAGGCGTCCGTCCTCGCGCCGACCGGCACCATCGGCCTCGCGATGTCCTGCGACACCACCGGTGTCGAGCCGGACCTCGCGCTGGTGAAGTTCAAGAAGCTGGTCGGCGGCGGCTCGATGCAGATCGTCAACGGCACGGTCCCGCAGGCCCTGCGCCGCCTGGGCTACCAGGAGGAGCAGATCGAGGCGATCGTCGCCCACATCGCCGAGCACGGCAACGTGATCGACGCGCCGGGCCTCAAGCACGAGCACTACGAGGTCTTCGACTGCGCCATGGGCGAGCGCGCCATCTCCCCGATGGGCCACGTCCGCATGATGGCCGCGATCCAGCCGTGGATCTCCGGCGCGATCTCCAAGACGGTCAACATGCCGGAGTCGGCGACCGTCGAGGAGGTCGAGGAGATCTACTTCGAGGCCTGGAAGCTGGGCGTCAAGGCCCTCGCGATCTACCGCGACAACTGCAAGGTCGGCCAGCCGCTCTCCGCAAAGAAGAAGGACACGACGGAGGAGAAGACCGAGGAGCCCGCCGCGGTCGAGGCCAAGGTCGAGAAGGTCGTCGAGTACCGTCCGGTCCGCAAGCGCCTCCCCAAGGGCCGTCCCGGCATCACGACCTCCTTCACGGTCGGCGGCGCCGAGGGCTACATGACCGCCAACTCCTACCCGGACGACGGTCTCGGCGAGGTCTTCCTGAAGATGTCCAAGCAGGGCTCGACCCTCGCGGGCATGATGGACGCCTTTTCGATCGCCGTCTCGGTGGGCCTGCAGTACGGCGTGCCGCTGGAGACGTACGTCTCGAAGTTCACCAACATGCGCTTCGAGCCGGCCGGTATGACGGACGACCCGGACGTGCGGATGGCGCAGTCGATCGTCGACTACATCTTCCGCCGCCTGGCGCTCGACTTCCTGCCGTTCGAGACGCGCTCCGCGCTCGGCATCCACTCCGCCGAGGAGCGTCAGCGCCACCTCGAGACGGGCTCCTACGAGCCCAGCGAGGACGAGGTCGACGTCGAGGGCCTGGCCCAGTCGGCGCCGCGCGCCCAGGAGCTGAAGGCCGTCGCCACGCCGAAGGCCGACGCCGAGGCCGCCAAGCCCGCTCCGCAGCAGGCGCACACGAGCGCCGAGCTGGTGGAGATGCAGCTGGGCATCCAGGCCGACGCCCCGCTGTGCTTCTCCTGCGGCACGAAGATGCAGCGGGCCGGCTCCTGCTACATCTGCGAGGGCTGCGGCTCGACGAGCGGCTGCAGCTGA
- a CDS encoding TerD family protein: protein MSGLSKGIRKAEVALRWDPSPAGQPPTDLDLVAATYPAGDPYGDPAYVVYFDSRSPDGTIYLNRDSRDGKGFGWDEVMTLELDRLGDGYARVVVGVVIQQRGAHRTFVNVLGPGLRIREGYTVLAEDDFGGVLGATAAAVAEFVRDESGNWDFHPGVYGFEDDPARFTHSMGRAHPRGERG from the coding sequence GTGAGCGGGCTCAGCAAGGGGATCCGCAAGGCGGAGGTCGCTCTACGGTGGGATCCGAGTCCGGCGGGGCAGCCGCCCACCGACCTGGATCTGGTCGCCGCCACCTATCCGGCGGGCGATCCGTACGGGGATCCGGCCTATGTCGTGTACTTCGACAGCCGCTCCCCCGACGGAACGATCTACCTCAACCGGGACAGCAGGGACGGCAAGGGCTTCGGCTGGGACGAGGTGATGACATTGGAGCTCGACCGGCTCGGCGACGGGTACGCGCGCGTGGTGGTCGGTGTCGTCATCCAGCAGCGCGGCGCGCACCGCACCTTCGTCAACGTGCTCGGCCCGGGCCTGCGCATCCGCGAGGGCTACACCGTCCTCGCCGAGGACGACTTCGGCGGCGTTCTGGGAGCGACGGCGGCCGCTGTCGCGGAGTTCGTGCGCGACGAGTCGGGAAACTGGGACTTCCACCCCGGCGTGTACGGCTTCGAGGACGATCCGGCGCGTTTCACCCACAGCATGGGCCGCGCACACCCTCGTGGTGAACGGGGGTGA
- a CDS encoding YdbC family protein — translation MLVKWIRCTVVDRRGFERGQRKWAGLLGEPGFRGQGGGWSRGRPEVAHIFAFWESRAFYDSFMARSHDRLAAAQAGTFKNARVRLFDHRFDVKTGFEPRFADADLVRVALCRAHEERAEHFTLMQEKVWNPAMAGSPGMVRGLFGEAPGHEFLVLSMWRSSAEHGKYRTERVERLALRAQTEADVAALTGAIVELEPAWTV, via the coding sequence GTGCTGGTCAAGTGGATTCGCTGCACCGTGGTGGACCGCCGCGGCTTCGAGCGGGGGCAGCGAAAGTGGGCGGGGCTTCTGGGTGAGCCGGGGTTTCGGGGGCAGGGGGGCGGCTGGAGCCGGGGACGGCCGGAGGTGGCACACATCTTCGCCTTCTGGGAGAGCCGTGCCTTCTACGACTCCTTCATGGCCCGGTCCCACGACCGGCTGGCGGCGGCCCAGGCCGGTACGTTCAAGAACGCACGGGTCAGACTTTTCGACCACCGCTTCGACGTGAAGACGGGGTTCGAACCGCGCTTCGCGGACGCCGATCTGGTGCGGGTGGCCCTCTGCCGTGCCCACGAGGAGCGCGCCGAGCACTTCACCCTCATGCAGGAGAAGGTCTGGAACCCGGCGATGGCCGGCTCGCCCGGCATGGTCCGCGGCCTGTTCGGCGAGGCGCCGGGCCACGAGTTCCTGGTGCTGTCGATGTGGCGGTCCTCCGCCGAGCACGGCAAGTACCGCACGGAGCGCGTGGAGCGGCTCGCGCTGCGCGCCCAGACGGAGGCCGACGTCGCGGCCCTGACGGGTGCCATCGTGGAGCTGGAGCCCGCCTGGACGGTCTGA
- a CDS encoding histidine phosphatase family protein, which translates to MARPRRIVLVRHGESTGNVDDSVYEREPDHALALTERGWRQAEETGKELRELFGRERVSVYVSPYRRTHETLRAFHLDPDLIRVREEPRLREQDWGNWQDRDDVRLQKAYRDAYGHFFYRFAQGESGADVYDRVGGFLESLFRSFEDPDHPPNVLLVTHGLAMRLFCMRWFHWSVAEFESLSNPGNAEVRMLVLGDDGKYTLDRPFERWREPERYGITGWSG; encoded by the coding sequence ATGGCACGACCACGGCGCATCGTCCTTGTCCGGCACGGCGAGTCGACGGGCAATGTCGATGACTCCGTCTACGAGCGTGAGCCCGACCACGCGCTGGCCCTGACCGAGCGGGGCTGGCGGCAGGCCGAGGAGACGGGCAAGGAACTGCGGGAGCTGTTCGGGCGGGAGCGCGTCAGCGTCTACGTCTCTCCCTACCGCCGCACCCACGAGACCCTCCGGGCCTTCCACCTCGATCCCGACCTCATACGGGTGCGGGAGGAGCCCCGGCTGCGCGAGCAGGACTGGGGGAACTGGCAGGACCGCGACGACGTGCGCCTGCAGAAGGCGTACCGGGACGCCTACGGGCACTTCTTCTACCGCTTCGCCCAGGGGGAGTCCGGAGCCGACGTCTACGACCGGGTCGGCGGTTTCCTGGAGAGCCTCTTCCGCAGTTTCGAGGACCCCGACCACCCGCCCAACGTGCTTCTGGTGACCCACGGCCTGGCGATGCGGCTGTTCTGCATGCGCTGGTTCCACTGGAGCGTCGCGGAGTTCGAGTCGCTGTCGAACCCGGGGAACGCCGAGGTGCGGATGCTCGTTCTCGGGGACGACGGCAAGTACACCCTGGACCGGCCGTTCGAGCGGTGGCGGGAACCGGAGCGGTACGGGATCACTGGATGGAGTGGCTGA
- a CDS encoding ADP-ribosylglycohydrolase family protein has translation MTPDSLPGGRLERALAAARGLAVGDALGSQFFVPVNYPLLKRRELPAGCWQWTDDTEMACSVVAVLAAHQRIDQDALAHSFAHRHDFDRGYGPAVNRLLRLVREGGDWRELAAALFDGRGSWGNGAAMRIAPLGAWYADDPEQATHQAEISAYPTHQHREAVVGAMAVAAAAALAAAPGGPPSPEALLDGVIDLVPARSAVGSGLRRARDMLDYDDASTVAAVLGCGRRTTAHDTVPFALWSAARCLEDFEEAFWTTAQAGGDVDTTCAIVGGVLASGKAGTPPIEWVRRTEPLPEWVPTSG, from the coding sequence ATGACCCCTGACTCCTTGCCCGGCGGGCGCCTGGAGCGTGCCCTGGCCGCGGCGCGCGGACTCGCGGTGGGGGACGCTCTCGGCTCACAGTTCTTCGTGCCGGTGAACTACCCGCTGCTCAAGCGCCGCGAGCTGCCGGCCGGCTGCTGGCAGTGGACGGACGACACGGAGATGGCCTGCTCCGTCGTCGCCGTCCTGGCGGCCCACCAGCGCATCGACCAGGACGCCCTGGCCCATTCCTTCGCCCACCGCCACGACTTCGACCGGGGATACGGCCCCGCGGTCAATCGCCTGCTGCGCCTCGTCCGGGAAGGCGGAGACTGGCGTGAGCTCGCCGCCGCGCTCTTCGACGGCCGGGGCAGCTGGGGCAACGGCGCCGCGATGAGGATCGCACCCCTGGGCGCCTGGTACGCCGACGACCCCGAGCAGGCCACGCACCAGGCCGAGATCTCGGCCTACCCCACCCATCAGCACCGCGAGGCCGTCGTGGGTGCCATGGCCGTCGCCGCGGCGGCAGCGCTGGCCGCCGCCCCGGGCGGCCCGCCGAGCCCCGAGGCACTGCTCGACGGCGTCATCGACCTGGTACCGGCCCGCAGCGCTGTCGGGTCCGGCCTGCGCCGCGCCCGCGACATGCTCGACTACGACGACGCGTCCACCGTCGCCGCGGTCCTCGGCTGCGGACGCCGTACGACGGCCCACGACACGGTGCCGTTCGCGCTCTGGTCGGCCGCCCGGTGCCTCGAGGACTTCGAGGAGGCGTTCTGGACGACCGCCCAGGCCGGCGGTGACGTGGACACCACCTGTGCCATCGTGGGCGGGGTACTCGCCTCCGGCAAGGCGGGGACGCCGCCCATCGAGTGGGTACGGCGCACGGAGCCCCTGCCCGAGTGGGTCCCGACGTCCGGCTGA